A single Tachypleus tridentatus isolate NWPU-2018 chromosome 9, ASM421037v1, whole genome shotgun sequence DNA region contains:
- the LOC143225456 gene encoding uncharacterized protein LOC143225456 isoform X2 yields the protein MYIFNKAEIKDYMKLLKAIGRLSFLTSTGFYSSVISFGATHNIRFFVEKVVGAVKNAVSGFRSSLDGPRSEQNATSSLLTQGKDVPIYTGDENE from the exons ATGTACATTTTCAACAAAGCGGAAATTAAGGATTATATGAAGTTACTAAAAGCTATTGGTCGGTTGTCTTTCTTGACCTCAACCGGCTTTTATAGTTCGGTGATATCTTTTGGTGCAACAC ATAATATCCGGTTTTTTGTTGAAAAAGTAGTTGGTGCGGTGAAGAATGCTGTAAGTGGTTTTCGTAGCTCTCTTGACGGGCCCAGAAGTGAG CAAAACGCTACTTCTTCACTCCTTACCCAGGGAAAAGACGTGCCCATTTACACTGGAGACGAAAATGAATAA
- the LOC143225456 gene encoding uncharacterized protein LOC143225456 isoform X1: protein MKTWLTILVIFILLSYTWHCDGSPVEDVDKGDADLVHEKAALSETLRDLFSDNPDSPLTRASDFIRELADNIRFFVEKVVGAVKNAVSGFRSSLDGPRSEQNATSSLLTQGKDVPIYTGDENE from the exons ATGAAAACTTGGCTCACCATTTTGGTCATTTTCATACTGTTATCGTACACTTGGCACTGTGATGGGTCGCCGGTAGAGGACGTTGACAAAGGTGATGCAGATTTAGTCCATGAAAAGGCAGCTCTGTCAGAGACGCTGAGGGACTTGTTTTCTGATAATCCGGACTCACCACTGACTAGAGCATCGGATTTTATACGAGAACTAGCAG ATAATATCCGGTTTTTTGTTGAAAAAGTAGTTGGTGCGGTGAAGAATGCTGTAAGTGGTTTTCGTAGCTCTCTTGACGGGCCCAGAAGTGAG CAAAACGCTACTTCTTCACTCCTTACCCAGGGAAAAGACGTGCCCATTTACACTGGAGACGAAAATGAATAA